The Euzebyales bacterium region TCGCCGCGTCGGCGGCTCTGCACACTCTTCGACCTCGACCTGCCCGGCGCCTACGACCTCCACGCGGTGCTCCGGACGGATACTCCATAGTGCGCTGCCCCGAGGCGACGCGGATGCTGCCGTGGTGGCGCGCGGGCCGTAGCGTCGTCGCCATGACCGTCATCGCGTCCGCGGCCTTGTTCGTGCTCGCGGCGGTCGCCGAGATCGGCGGTGCCTCTGGTGTGGGAGGGCGTCCGCGAACGCCGCGGGTGGCCGTTCGTCGTCGCGGGGGTGCTTGCGCTGGGGCGCGTACGAGTTCGTCGCGACGTGCCAGCCGTTCCAGCACTTCGGTCGGATCCTGGCCGCCTACGGCGGCGTGTTCGTCGCCGGGTCGCTGGCCTGGGGTGTGGCGTTCGACGGCTTCCGGCCGGACCGCTTCGACCTGATCGGCGCCGCGATCTGCCTCGTCGGCGTGACCGTGATCATGTACACACCGCGTGCGGCGCGGGGTGAGCTTCGACCCACACGCGTGGTGGCGTCGCGGCGCGCGGGAGGACGCGGGTCAAGTGGCGATGTCGACGTGGCGTGCGCGGTGGCTGTTTCGCGCGTCGTGGTGGTCGAGCTGGTCGAGTGGCAGCGCGACTGATGTCACGACGTTGGTCAGGTGGACGGCGATGCGCGACAGGTGCTGGTAGGCCAGTGCGGTGGCGGTGCCGTGGGTGGCGTCGTCGGTGACGACCAGCAGGTCGATCGCGAGGTCGATCTCGTCGGTGAGCGCAACGGTCAGCGTGACCTGTTCGGCGGCGACGGTGGGGTCGTGGGTGCGCAGCACGTCACGTGCGGCGGCGAGGTGCGCGTCGAGGTTGGTGCGGTAGGCGGCCAGCTGCGTGTGTTGGGGCTGGTGGGGTGTGAAGTGTCCGTGGATGCGGGCGAGGCGGGCGAGTCCGGAGGCGTGGTCGCCGATGCGTTGGATGTCGTTGACGGTCGACATCGCGGCGAGCATGGCCGGCAGGTCGGTGTGGGCGCCGCGGACGGCCGCGTGGACCACGAGCTCGCGGCGGACCTGGCGGGCGAGCTCGTCGAGGCGGTCGTCGCTGCGGCGGGCCCGGTCGCGCAGTGTCGCGGGGTCGGTGGTGCCGAGTAGGCCGCTGACGCCCAAGGTGAGGGTGTGGCAGTCGATGTCGAGCATGTCGCGGAAGCGCTGGTGGATTCTGTCGAGTCCGCCGGCGCGTTGTGTGAACAGGTCGCGCCACGCCATGGTCGCCGTCACATCCCCGTGGTGGGTGTGCGGTTTCGGCTTCACCGCACACCCGGAGTTGTTGCTCAATGCTAGTTGACTCAACAGTGGTTGTGCAAGTGGTTGCTGCCGGTGAATCGGCGAGTGTGTTCTCACCGCGGGGTGTCGCCGGCGCTGGCGGCACGGGTCTGATGCCCCCGAGTGTCGGTGTACGCAGCGAAGCCACTGGCGGCGTCTGCGGTAGGGGTGTGGCGACGTTCGGGTCAGGTGATCAGCGCGCGGCTGAGGATCGCGAGGCGTTCTGGCACGGGGCGGTAGTAGACCCAGCGGCCGCGTTTGTGGCTGTCGACCAGGCCGGCGTCACGCAGCACCTTGAGATGGTGGCTCACGGTGGGCTGCGACACGCCGAGGGGTTCGACGAGGTCGCAGGCGGCGCAGGCCTCGCCGGCGGCGGCGATGAGGCTGAGCAGCCGCAGCCGGGTGGGGTCGGCGAGCACGCCGAACCATCCCGCGAGCTCCTCGGCCTCGGCGGTGGTGAGCGGCGCGTCGAGCAGCGGCGCGCAGCACTCGACGACGGGCCGCATGGTGCGGGTCCTTTCCGTTCGGGTCGGCGGTGTGGTCACAGGACCAGGGTGCCCAGCCAGCCGAGCAGGACCGCGGCGACGACCAGGATGGCCACGACCAGGCCGACGACGCGGCGACGGGCGATGACCAGCAGGCCGGTGACCGCGCCGATGCTGGTGCCGGCGCCGGTCACCAGGAACGCCAGCGTGGCGCCGGCGCCCATGCCGCCGTCCATCAGGGCGGCGACCAGCGGCAGCGACGCCTCGGTGTTGACGTACGCCGGGACGCCGAGCAGGGCGGCGATTGGCACCGCCGTGGCGCTGTCGCCGCCGAGGTAGGTGGTGATCCACGAGGTGGGGATCGCCTCGATGACCAGGTAGCCGAGTGCGGTGAACGCCAGGAAGAACACCACCAGCCGGCGACCCACGACCAGCGTCTCGCGGAACAGGTCGTCGAGTCGCAGCCGCTGCCAGGTCGTCACCGGCGGCGGCGCCGGTCGTGTCAACGTCAGCGTCGTACCGTTCGCGGCCGTGTCCGACCGCGCCTGGTCCGCAGCGGACACCTCGCACGCGTCGTCGCCGCACGGTGCGGGCTCGGGTGTGACGCGGGCCTGGCCGTGCAACCAGCCGGTTCGCTCGATCCGCGCGGTCACGGCGCCGGCGGCGAGCCCGATCACGATGGTGCCGAGGAAGAAGACCAGCGCGAACGGCCAGCCGAACAGGCCCGCGGACAACAGCAGCTCGGCCGGGCTCGTCAGCGGCGACGCGACCATGAACGCCACCAGCGGCGCCCACGGCGCCGATGCGGCGAGTCCGCCCAGCAGGATCGCGGTCGTACCGCAGGAGCAGAACGGCGTCAAGGTCGCCAGCGCGACCGCCGCGACAGTGCCCAGCCACACGCGGCGGCGCAGCAGCGCCTCCAGGCGATCAGTGCCCACGTAGGTGCTGACTGCTGCCGCGGCGATGATCGACAACACCAGGAACGGCCACGTCCCCGCGATGGTCCGGGTGACGTCCGCAGCGACATCGTCGACCAGTGTCCAGATCCAGGTGAGCATCGAAACACCTCATATAGACGTTCATCGATATATGGCCAGTGTGTCACATATATAGATGATCGTCAATACATCGGCTGTGGCTCCTACGTCCGCTACGTCCACACATCCGCCGCGGTCTGCCGGGCCGTGGTGGGAGCTGCGCGACCGCGGTGCACGCGAGCGGCGACGACGACATCGGCCGGCTGGTCGGTGCCGTCGTCGGCGCAGATGCGCAGGCCGGGACCGTCGGGCTCGATCGCGTGGACGGTGACGGCGGCGACCACGGTCACACCGTGGTGTTCAAGGTGCTCCGTGCTCGGCGTCGACGGTCGCCAGGACCTGGACGAGCATCTCAGCGACCGTGACGTCCAGCCGCGGTGCGTGAACGCGTCGGCCAGCTCCAGGCCGATGTATCCGGCGCCGACGACGACCACGCGGTGCGCGATCGCGGCGGTGATCGCGGCGGTGATGTCGGCGTGGACGGCGAACACTTGCTCCCTGTGGACACCGTCGAGATCCAATCCCGCGATGGGTGGTCGGGCGGGGACGACGCCGGTGCCGGAGATCAGCTGGTCATACCCGATCGCCGCAGCGCCGCCGCCGGGCTCGGGGACGGTCAGCCTGTGCGCCTCGGCATCGACCGCCGTGGCGGTGTGGTCCAGCCGCAGCCGTAGCCCGGCGGCTTCGAGTCGCCGCAGTCGCGGTGTGCCAGGTCGCGCCAGTCCGCGGTCTCGCCGGACAGGTAGAACGGCAGCTTGCAGATGCTGACGTTGGGTAGGCGTCAGCGACGACCACGAGCCCGCTTCTACGCCAGCCTCTTCCGCGCGGGCCGGATGTTGGATCTCGTGCCGAACGCGAGCCAACGGTCAGCCGGCGTTTGGGGCCTACCTACGGCTCCGCGCCGGCATCCGCCACCGGACCGGCCTGCTTGTCCTCACCCTCACCGCCGACCGGATTCGCGCCGTCACCCGCTTCGACAACAGCGTGTCCCATGGTTCGTGCTGACGCGATCGCTCCCCAGCCGATAGACCGCTCTCCCAGTGCGCTTCACATCGGGCATGCGAACGCGCAACGACGGACGCGGGATGCCCGGAAAGCGCGGACGAGCCGAGGGCGCCGCGTCTCCGAGCGCCGCGATCGAGCAGCGGTTCGTAGCTCGAGCCGCAGGACGGCGGTCGCTTCTACTGCGACCACCCCAGCGGGGGTGGGAGCTCGACCATTTGATGTCTGTCATCATTGCCACCCCATGGTGGCGACCGGACCGTGCACTGTCTCACAGTGATGGGTGCTCACATGATCGTCGATGCGGGTAGGTCTTCGGACGCCGTTCCGGTGCAAGCTTGAGGCACTTGCTGTTCGGCCCACATATCGACAGAGGGGATGATTACGATGGTTCACCAGCCCGCTGCGGATCGCTATGAGCGCCTCGTGTATCGCCGGTGTGGGCGCAGTGGTGTGCGGCTTCCGGCGGTCACGCTCGGGCTGTGGCAGAACTTCGGCGACGAGACGCCGTTCTCGACCGTGCGGGCCCTGCTGACCCGCGCGTTCGACCGCGGCATCAACCACTTCGACCTGGCCAACAACTACGGTCCGCCGTACGGCTACGCCGAGGAGGTCTTCGGGCGTGTGTTGGCGTCGGACCTGGCCGGCTACCGCGACGAGCTGTTCATCTCGACCAAGGCCGGCTACGACATGTGGCCGGGCCCGTTCGGCGTCGGTGGGTCACGTAAGTACCTGCTGGCCAGCCTGGACCAGAGCCTCGCGCGGATGGGTGTGGACCACGTCGACGTGTTCTACTCGCACCGCTTCGACCCGGACACGCCGCTGGAGGAGACGATGGGCGCGCTCGCCAGCGCGGTCTCGCAGGGCAAGGCGCTGTACGTCGGTGTGTCGTCGTACTCGCCGGCGAGGACGCGCGATGCCGCGCTGTTGCTCAAGGACATGGATGTGCCGTTGTTGATCCATCAGCCGTCGTACTCGATCCTGAACCGTTGGATCGAGGCCGAGTTGCTCGACGTGCTGGCGTGGGAGGGTGTCGGCTGCATTGCGTTCTCGGCGCTGGCGCAGGGCATGTTGACCGATAAGTACCTCGACGGTGTGCCCGAGGACTCGCGCGCTGCCAGGGTGGGCTCGCTTCGGCACGAGTGGCTGTCCGACGGGAACCTGCGGCAGATCCGCCGGCTCAACGAGATCGCTGCGGATCGCGGGCAGTCGCTGGCGCAGATGGCGATCGCGTGGACGCTGCGAGATGATCGCGTGACGTCGGCCCTCATTGGCGCCCGCACGGTTGCGCAGTTGGAGGAGAACGTCGCCGCGCTCGACAACCTGGTGTTCTCCGACGACGAGCTCGCGGAGATCGACCGCACTGTCAGCGATGCAGGCATCGACCTGTGGGCGGCATCACGTGAGGCGGGATGAGCGGCGGCTCACAGCGGCGACGTGCGGTACCACTGCCCGCGGTCGAGATCGGTGGGAAGCGTGGGAGACCGGGATCATCGCGCAAGGACTCCGCACGGTGGGTCGTCGCTGACCTTCCGGCCGGCCGCCGGACCACGGACCCGGATGGGTGCGACCGCCGACGCGCCGAATCCCGCTCAGCGGATTCGGCATGTCGGACGACGGTGGCCGTCAGCGCGCGAGGGCGACCTTCAGCGCCTTCGTCTCCGCGGCGCGGCCGAAGGTGTCGTAGGCGTCGACGACGTCTTCGAGCTTGAAGCGGTGCGTGACGAACTGCTCGGGGTGCAGCTTGCCCTGCGCCACCAGCTTGAGCAGCATGGCCGTC contains the following coding sequences:
- a CDS encoding YnfA family protein, yielding MRWGAYEFVATCQPFQHFGRILAAYGGVFVAGSLAWGVAFDGFRPDRFDLIGAAICLVGVTVIMYTPRAARGELRPTRVVASRRAGGRGSSGDVDVACAVAVSRVVVVELVEWQRD
- a CDS encoding PhoU domain-containing protein, with amino-acid sequence MKPKPHTHHGDVTATMAWRDLFTQRAGGLDRIHQRFRDMLDIDCHTLTLGVSGLLGTTDPATLRDRARRSDDRLDELARQVRRELVVHAAVRGAHTDLPAMLAAMSTVNDIQRIGDHASGLARLARIHGHFTPHQPQHTQLAAYRTNLDAHLAAARDVLRTHDPTVAAEQVTLTVALTDEIDLAIDLLVVTDDATHGTATALAYQHLSRIAVHLTNVVTSVALPLDQLDHHDARNSHRARHVDIAT
- a CDS encoding metalloregulator ArsR/SmtB family transcription factor → MRPVVECCAPLLDAPLTTAEAEELAGWFGVLADPTRLRLLSLIAAAGEACAACDLVEPLGVSQPTVSHHLKVLRDAGLVDSHKRGRWVYYRPVPERLAILSRALIT
- a CDS encoding permease; the protein is MLTWIWTLVDDVAADVTRTIAGTWPFLVLSIIAAAAVSTYVGTDRLEALLRRRVWLGTVAAVALATLTPFCSCGTTAILLGGLAASAPWAPLVAFMVASPLTSPAELLLSAGLFGWPFALVFFLGTIVIGLAAGAVTARIERTGWLHGQARVTPEPAPCGDDACEVSAADQARSDTAANGTTLTLTRPAPPPVTTWQRLRLDDLFRETLVVGRRLVVFFLAFTALGYLVIEAIPTSWITTYLGGDSATAVPIAALLGVPAYVNTEASLPLVAALMDGGMGAGATLAFLVTGAGTSIGAVTGLLVIARRRVVGLVVAILVVAAVLLGWLGTLVL
- a CDS encoding FAD-dependent oxidoreductase, translating into MARVRHEIQHPARAEEAGVEAGSWSSLTPTQRQHLQAAVLPVRRDRGLARPGTPRLRRLEAAGLRLRLDHTATAVDAEAHRLTVPEPGGGAAAIGYDQLISGTGVVPARPPIAGLDLDGVHREQVFAVHADITAAITAAIAHRVVVVGAGYIGLELADAFTHRGWTSRSLRCSSRSWRPSTPSTEHLEHHGVTVVAAVTVHAIEPDGPGLRICADDGTDQPADVVVAARVHRGRAAPTTARQTAADVWT
- the mgrA gene encoding L-glyceraldehyde 3-phosphate reductase produces the protein MITMVHQPAADRYERLVYRRCGRSGVRLPAVTLGLWQNFGDETPFSTVRALLTRAFDRGINHFDLANNYGPPYGYAEEVFGRVLASDLAGYRDELFISTKAGYDMWPGPFGVGGSRKYLLASLDQSLARMGVDHVDVFYSHRFDPDTPLEETMGALASAVSQGKALYVGVSSYSPARTRDAALLLKDMDVPLLIHQPSYSILNRWIEAELLDVLAWEGVGCIAFSALAQGMLTDKYLDGVPEDSRAARVGSLRHEWLSDGNLRQIRRLNEIAADRGQSLAQMAIAWTLRDDRVTSALIGARTVAQLEENVAALDNLVFSDDELAEIDRTVSDAGIDLWAASREAG